The following proteins are co-located in the Planococcus plakortidis genome:
- a CDS encoding DUF2187 family protein, whose product MAFQPHEKEVSEFVAARKIGEWISFTRNGVDVNGTIFKIMDNSVIVEISPEDAKEIGAASNMTVISHKKYKVVADQ is encoded by the coding sequence ATGGCATTTCAACCCCATGAAAAAGAAGTATCTGAATTTGTAGCGGCCCGCAAAATCGGCGAATGGATTTCATTCACCCGCAATGGCGTCGACGTTAACGGAACCATCTTCAAAATTATGGACAACTCGGTGATCGTCGAGATTTCACCAGAAGACGCCAAGGAAATCGGCGCTGCTTCCAACATGACCGTAATTTCACATAAGAAATACAAAGTTGTCGCAGATCAATAA
- a CDS encoding C40 family peptidase, whose amino-acid sequence MAQPEPTTWVCRVPVTSVWTHPDKVREVDAQGVADQPDINKWREAMNRQETKDLTESNRLQTQLLYGEPVLIEETDGTWAKIIAPWQPTHKDERGYPGWVPLAHLKEISSVTDRSYARVTADKAQLWTRDHRPVAQLPFNSLLPVIDAGETHIHVHTPDGDAYLKAHHVQLVPAPDQIPSGSAQAIVGEAERFLGLQYFWGGMSSFGYDCSGFSHHMLKANGLYISRDAGDQSKEGAEIDRLDSDVWKAGDLLFFAYEEGKGELHHVGIYCGNGLMIHSPTSGKAIEIIRLEGTVYDKELCAVRRFTQEETT is encoded by the coding sequence ATGGCACAGCCAGAACCGACGACATGGGTCTGCCGCGTTCCGGTGACGAGCGTCTGGACCCATCCTGATAAAGTGCGGGAAGTGGACGCTCAAGGCGTGGCGGATCAGCCCGATATCAATAAATGGCGTGAAGCGATGAACCGGCAGGAAACGAAGGACCTCACCGAAAGCAACCGGCTTCAAACGCAACTGCTATACGGCGAACCTGTCTTAATAGAAGAAACCGACGGCACTTGGGCGAAAATCATCGCGCCTTGGCAGCCGACCCATAAAGACGAACGCGGCTATCCGGGCTGGGTGCCTTTAGCGCATCTGAAAGAAATCAGTTCCGTTACAGATCGAAGCTACGCGCGCGTCACTGCCGACAAAGCGCAATTATGGACGCGAGACCACCGGCCGGTCGCCCAGCTGCCTTTCAACAGCTTGCTGCCGGTCATAGATGCAGGCGAAACCCATATCCATGTCCATACCCCGGATGGCGATGCTTATCTCAAAGCACATCACGTCCAGCTCGTCCCAGCGCCTGACCAGATCCCATCCGGAAGCGCGCAGGCCATTGTGGGTGAAGCGGAGCGCTTTTTGGGATTGCAGTATTTCTGGGGCGGCATGTCGAGCTTCGGCTATGACTGTTCCGGATTCTCCCATCACATGCTGAAAGCGAACGGCCTATACATATCACGGGATGCAGGGGACCAGTCCAAAGAAGGCGCAGAAATCGACCGGCTCGATTCCGATGTCTGGAAAGCAGGCGACCTGTTGTTCTTCGCCTATGAAGAAGGAAAAGGCGAACTTCACCATGTCGGCATTTACTGCGGCAATGGCCTGATGATCCATTCGCCGACATCGGGCAAAGCCATTGAAATCATCCGCCTCGAAGGCACGGTCTACGACAAGGAATTATGTGCAGTCCGCAGATTCACACAGGAGGAAACAACATGA
- a CDS encoding ABC transporter ATP-binding protein has translation MTNETLLSVQELKRHFDLGKDTTLKAVDGISFDIKRGETFGLVGESGCGKSTAGRTIMGLYGSTDGKVEYDGVDIHKMSDKDRFDYLRNMQMIFQDPYASLNPRSTVFEIIAEPMQVHGLYKNKKELQARVHQLLEDVGLNRDHANRYPHEFSGGQRQRIGIARALSLDPDFIIADEPISALDVSVQAQVVMLLQKLQKEKGLTYLFIAHDLSMVKYISDRIGVMYLGHMVELTTADQLYEKPLHPYTEALLSAIPIPDPDIEEARERVILEGELPSPIDPPSGCVFRTRCPHAMSICAEKKPAWQEKEPGHYVACHLYE, from the coding sequence ATGACGAACGAAACTTTATTGTCTGTACAGGAACTCAAGCGCCATTTCGATCTCGGCAAAGACACGACTCTAAAAGCGGTCGATGGCATTTCATTTGATATCAAACGCGGCGAAACCTTTGGGCTCGTCGGGGAATCTGGCTGCGGCAAATCGACAGCGGGACGGACGATTATGGGCTTATACGGCTCGACCGACGGCAAAGTCGAATACGACGGCGTCGATATCCACAAAATGTCAGACAAGGACCGCTTCGATTACCTGCGCAATATGCAAATGATTTTCCAGGATCCATACGCGTCGCTTAATCCGCGTTCGACCGTCTTCGAAATCATTGCCGAACCGATGCAAGTCCATGGGCTGTATAAAAATAAAAAGGAATTGCAGGCCCGCGTCCATCAATTGCTGGAAGATGTCGGGTTGAACCGCGACCATGCGAACCGCTATCCGCATGAATTCTCCGGCGGGCAAAGGCAGCGCATCGGCATCGCGCGCGCCTTGTCGCTCGACCCGGATTTCATCATTGCGGATGAACCGATCTCGGCACTCGATGTATCGGTCCAAGCGCAAGTCGTCATGCTCCTGCAGAAACTGCAGAAGGAAAAGGGCTTGACGTATTTGTTCATCGCCCATGACCTAAGCATGGTCAAATACATATCAGACCGCATCGGCGTCATGTACCTCGGGCATATGGTGGAATTGACGACGGCCGACCAGTTGTATGAGAAGCCGCTTCATCCTTATACGGAAGCGCTGCTGTCTGCGATTCCGATCCCGGACCCGGATATCGAAGAAGCCCGCGAGCGCGTCATTTTGGAAGGCGAATTGCCAAGCCCGATCGATCCGCCGAGCGGCTGTGTGTTCCGGACGCGCTGCCCGCATGCGATGAGCATCTGCGCGGAGAAAAAGCCGGCGTGGCAGGAAAAAGAGCCCGGCCATTACGTCGCCTGTCATTTGTATGAGTAA